From Salipiger profundus, a single genomic window includes:
- a CDS encoding SIMPL domain-containing protein — protein sequence MRRFAFALFCALALPVAASAQDSAPTLTVTGEGSAAAVPDMATITLGVTAQDADAGAAMAATSEVADAIIARLDAMGIAARDRQTSDIGLQPVWNDRNSDEESRITGYEASNRLQVRVRDLSQLGDVLGAVTEDGANRLSGLSFGLQEPGPVEDDARRDAVEDAMSKAKVLAEAAGVTLGPVVSISEQGGGYRPEPMMEMARMASVPVAAGETVIGARVTMVFSLGE from the coding sequence ATGCGACGTTTCGCTTTCGCTCTGTTCTGCGCCCTCGCGCTGCCGGTCGCGGCATCCGCTCAGGACAGCGCCCCGACGCTCACCGTCACCGGCGAGGGCAGCGCCGCCGCCGTGCCCGACATGGCCACCATCACGCTCGGGGTGACCGCGCAGGACGCAGACGCCGGCGCGGCGATGGCGGCGACCTCGGAGGTCGCAGACGCGATCATCGCGCGGCTCGATGCCATGGGCATCGCCGCGCGCGACCGGCAGACCTCGGACATCGGGCTGCAGCCGGTTTGGAACGACCGCAACAGCGATGAAGAGTCCCGGATCACCGGTTACGAGGCGAGCAATCGCCTGCAGGTGCGGGTGCGCGACCTGTCGCAGCTCGGCGACGTGCTCGGTGCCGTGACCGAGGACGGTGCAAACCGCCTGTCGGGGCTGAGTTTCGGCCTGCAGGAGCCGGGCCCGGTCGAGGATGACGCGCGGCGCGATGCGGTAGAGGACGCGATGTCCAAGGCCAAGGTGCTGGCCGAAGCCGCGGGCGTGACGCTCGGGCCGGTGGTCTCGATCTCCGAGCAGGGCGGTGGCTACCGCCCCGAGCCGATGATGGAGATGGCGCGCATGGCCTCGGTGCCGGTCGCGGCGGGCGAAACCGTGATCGGCGCCCGCGTGACGATGGTGTTCTCGCTCGGCGAATAG
- a CDS encoding O-acetylhomoserine aminocarboxypropyltransferase/cysteine synthase family protein produces the protein MTHGFDTLQVHAGARPDPATGARQTPVYQTTAYVFRDADHAAALFNLQEVGYIYSRLTNPTVAALQERVATLEGGAGAVCCSSGHAAQIMALFPLMGPGLNIVASTRAYGGTITQFSQTIKRFGWSCTFVDFDDLAAVEAAIDENTRAIFCESIANPGGYVTDLDAIAAIADKAGLPLIVDNTSATPYLCKPIEHGATLVVHSLTKYMTGNGTVTGGAVIDSGKFDWSASDKFPSLAAPEPAYHGLKFHETFGSLAFTFHSIAIGLRDLGMTLNPQAAHYTLLGIETLSLRMQKHVENATRVASWLENHPAVEQVTYAGLPSSPYNDRVSKICPNGAGGLFTVALKGGYESCVKFVDSLEIFSHVANLGDARSLVIHSASTTHRQLTEEQQIAAGAAPNVVRISIGIEDPEDLIADLDQALAKAG, from the coding sequence ATGACTCACGGCTTCGACACCCTGCAGGTGCACGCGGGCGCACGGCCCGACCCGGCGACCGGCGCGCGGCAGACCCCGGTCTACCAGACCACGGCCTATGTCTTCCGCGACGCGGATCACGCGGCGGCGCTCTTCAACCTTCAGGAGGTGGGCTACATCTACTCCCGCCTGACCAACCCCACCGTCGCCGCACTGCAGGAACGTGTCGCGACGCTCGAGGGTGGTGCCGGCGCGGTCTGCTGCTCGTCGGGTCACGCGGCGCAGATCATGGCGCTGTTCCCGCTGATGGGGCCGGGACTGAACATCGTCGCCTCGACCCGCGCCTACGGCGGCACGATCACCCAGTTCAGCCAGACCATCAAGCGCTTCGGCTGGTCCTGCACCTTCGTCGACTTCGACGATCTCGCCGCCGTCGAGGCGGCCATCGACGAGAACACCCGCGCGATCTTCTGCGAGAGCATCGCCAACCCGGGCGGCTACGTCACCGACCTCGACGCCATCGCGGCCATCGCCGACAAGGCCGGGCTGCCGCTGATCGTCGACAACACATCGGCCACGCCCTACCTGTGCAAGCCCATCGAGCATGGCGCGACGCTGGTCGTGCACTCGCTGACAAAGTACATGACCGGCAACGGCACGGTCACCGGCGGCGCGGTCATCGACTCGGGCAAGTTCGACTGGTCCGCCTCGGACAAGTTCCCCTCGCTCGCGGCGCCCGAGCCCGCCTACCACGGCCTGAAGTTCCACGAGACCTTCGGCTCGCTGGCCTTCACTTTCCACTCCATCGCCATCGGCCTGCGCGACCTCGGGATGACGCTGAACCCGCAGGCGGCGCATTACACGCTGCTCGGGATCGAGACACTCAGCCTGCGGATGCAGAAGCACGTCGAGAACGCCACGCGCGTCGCCTCGTGGCTCGAGAACCACCCCGCCGTCGAGCAGGTGACCTATGCCGGGCTTCCGTCGTCGCCCTACAACGACCGGGTGTCGAAGATCTGCCCGAACGGCGCCGGCGGCCTGTTCACGGTCGCGCTGAAGGGGGGCTACGAGAGCTGCGTGAAATTCGTCGACTCGCTGGAGATCTTCAGCCATGTCGCCAACCTCGGTGACGCGCGCAGCCTGGTGATCCACTCGGCCTCGACCACGCACCGCCAGCTTACCGAGGAACAGCAGATCGCCGCGGGCGCCGCGCCGAACGTGGTGCGCATCTCGATCGGCATCGAGGACCCCGAGGATCTCATCGCCGATCTCGACCAGGCTCTCGCCAAGGCGGGCTGA